The DNA sequence AATTTGTTTATTATTTTTGTCAATACACCTAAGTTTTAACTCCGAACTCCGAACTCAGGTTGCCTCTTGCCCTTTTCAATCAATTAAGAGAATAAATTTTGCCGTCAATCAGAATACGACTAATACCTTTTGCTTTGAGGTAGATAGAGGTTTTCTGTAACATTTTACCGTCAGGCACTTTGATGACCTTTCCTTTGCGATCGCAAAATCGTTTAGCAACTTTATGATTATCGAAAATAGGTAGGGTTAATTGTAAAATTTCTGACCCGGGTATTTTCCCCAGATGTCCAAAATCTTTGAGGGGCTTAGTCACCAACTCCGCATAACGATCAATCACAAGATAACAAACTTTAGGGAAAGTAGCATTTTCTAGGGGTAGCACTTGTAACTGACTTTCGGCAATAGGATTAGAAACAATGAGTTTTTTCTCTATTTCTTCATCCTCGAAATCTTCCTCGGCTTCTTCATCTTCTTCTATGTCTTCTATTTCATCTTCCATATCCTCTCCATACATTGCCGCCAAAACTTGGACAGACTCTAATACTTCTTCCTCCTCTTCGTTAATTTCTATTTCTTCTGATTGTGCCTCTAGTATCACATGATTAGCTGTTTTATCTTTTTCCTTAAGTTGTATTTTTGGGGTTACGGAAATGTTCTCTTGATGAAGAGAAATTGTTTTTAATTCCTGTGTTTCTGAAGATAAAGATAAATTCTCGTTTTCGTCTTCAAAATATAAATTTAACTGTGCCTCTTCTTGATCTTGTTTAATGGTGCTAGAATCCTCATCAATATCATTTTCCATAGCATCTTTGGAGGAGTGATCGATTATTTTTTCCTCCATTTCCTCCTCGGGGTTTTTTGTGGTACGTGCTAAACGTTTTTCTTGAATTAAATCTTCGTATTCCGTTTCCGTGAGACTATTTTTAAGAAAACGACTCACTGTAGAACTGCTTACCCCAAAACGTACCGCCAATGTTGAGGTTGTCTCGTTGGTATTGCGATATAAAGATAATATTTCTTGGCGATCGCCATCGGATAATTTTCTTGGACTCATAATCTCAACCCTACCCCAATTAATTAAGCGTCTAACTCAAACAAACTATTGCCATTATTAATGTGACTGATATTAGTTATGTTTGTCAAGAATAGCTCAAATAACAGTAGCATAGAAACGTTAAATTAGTGTATGTTGATGAGGATGAGAATAAATA is a window from the Cyanobacterium sp. Dongsha4 genome containing:
- a CDS encoding transposase encodes the protein MSPRKLSDGDRQEILSLYRNTNETTSTLAVRFGVSSSTVSRFLKNSLTETEYEDLIQEKRLARTTKNPEEEMEEKIIDHSSKDAMENDIDEDSSTIKQDQEEAQLNLYFEDENENLSLSSETQELKTISLHQENISVTPKIQLKEKDKTANHVILEAQSEEIEINEEEEEVLESVQVLAAMYGEDMEDEIEDIEEDEEAEEDFEDEEIEKKLIVSNPIAESQLQVLPLENATFPKVCYLVIDRYAELVTKPLKDFGHLGKIPGSEILQLTLPIFDNHKVAKRFCDRKGKVIKVPDGKMLQKTSIYLKAKGISRILIDGKIYSLN